One window from the genome of Chiroxiphia lanceolata isolate bChiLan1 chromosome 15, bChiLan1.pri, whole genome shotgun sequence encodes:
- the RNF44 gene encoding RING finger protein 44 isoform X1, translating to MRPWELAVNRRPPSAPFAQRHFSGGPCSSPDHLRRSPPARRQWGRRDRPLATLLGQDEPQLHPAFPQQPHIPVDEPRAYALPSTPPRMLHPATHPPHQNPFMVDLHDQVHQGPVPLSYTVTTVTTQGFPIHAGQHIPGCSTQQLPACSVMFSGQHYPLCCLPPPLIQACAMQQLPVSYQTFPPIISSDHYILHPPPPPVPPHQPPHMAPLGQFVPLQAQHPRMPLQRIDNDVDLRGEQHPIAGFTYPPSHHAPTLSPSMPLHYLPHDPLHQELPFGVPYPHMMPRRLNTQRYRLQQALPPPPPPPPPPPYYPSFLPYFLSMLPVSPTAVGPTISLDLDVDDVEMENYEALLNLAERLGEAKPRGLTKADIEHLPSYRFNPESHQSEQTLCVVCFSDFEARQLLRVLPCNHEFHAKCVDKWLKANRTCPICRADASEVQREAD from the exons ATGCGACCATGGGAACTGGCAGTGAATAGGCGGCCGCCCTCTGCCCCTTTTGCCCAGCGCCATTTCTCGGGGGGACCCTGCAGCAGCCCCGACCACCTCCGGCGAAG cccccctgCCAGGCGTCAGTGGGGACGACGTGACAGACCTCTGGCAACCCTGCTGGGCCAGGATGAGCCCCAGCTGCACCCTGCCTTCCCCCAGCAGCCGCACATCCCTGTAGATGAGCCCCGTGCCTACGCTCTTCCCAGCACGCCGCCACGAATGCTTCACCCAGCCACTCACCCGCCCCACCAGAACCCATTCATGGTGGATCTGCATGACCAG GTGCACCAGGGACCTGTCCCTCTCTCCTACACGGTTACCACCGTCACGACGCAAGGCTTCCCCATCCACGCTggccagcacatccctgggtgcagcacccagcagctcccagcatgCTCAGTGATGTTCAGTGGACAGCACTACCCActctgctgcctcccacccCCG CTGATTCAGGCATGTGCCATGCAACAGCTTCCCGTCTCCTACCAGACATTCCCCCCCATCATCTCCAGCGACCATTACATCCTGCACCCACCCCCGCCACCAGTGCCCCCTCACCAGCCGCCCCACATGGCCCCCCTGGGGCAGTTTGTACCTCTCCAAGCCCAGCATCCACGCATG CCTCTGCAGAGGATAGACAATGACGTGGACCTGCGAGGGGAGCAGCACCCCATCGCGGGCTTCACGTACCCCCCGTCTCACCACGCCCCCACGCTGTCGCCCTCCATGCCGCTGCATTACCTCCCCCACGACCCACTGCACCAAGAACTGCCATTTGGCGTG CCATATCCCCACATGATGCCCCGGCGGCTGAACACCCAGCGGTACCGTCTGCAACAGGCGCTGCCCCCACCGCCACCCCCTCCACCGCCGCCCCCCTACTATCCGAGCTTCCTGCCCTATTTCCT CTCTATGCTTCCTGTGTCGCCGACAGCCGTGGGGCCCACGATCAGCCTAGACCTGGATGTGGATGATGTGGAGATGGAGAATTACGAG GCACTGCTGAACTTGGCTGAGCGGCTGGGGGAGGCCAAGCCACGGGGACTCACCAAAGCAGACATCGAGCACCTCCCGTCCTACCGCTTCAACCCTGAGAGCCACCAGTCCGAGCAGACCCT GTGCGTTGTGTGCTTCAGCGACTTTGAGGCCCGACAGCTTCTCCGCGTCCTGCCCTGCAACCACGAGTTCCACGCCAAGTGTGTCGACAAATGGTTAAAG GCGAACCGCACGTGCCCGATCTGCCGGGCGGACGCGTCAGAGGTGCAGCGGGAGGCGGACTGA
- the RNF44 gene encoding RING finger protein 44 isoform X2 has product MLHPATHPPHQNPFMVDLHDQVHQGPVPLSYTVTTVTTQGFPIHAGQHIPGCSTQQLPACSVMFSGQHYPLCCLPPPLIQACAMQQLPVSYQTFPPIISSDHYILHPPPPPVPPHQPPHMAPLGQFVPLQAQHPRMPLQRIDNDVDLRGEQHPIAGFTYPPSHHAPTLSPSMPLHYLPHDPLHQELPFGVPYPHMMPRRLNTQRYRLQQALPPPPPPPPPPPYYPSFLPYFLSMLPVSPTAVGPTISLDLDVDDVEMENYEALLNLAERLGEAKPRGLTKADIEHLPSYRFNPESHQSEQTLCVVCFSDFEARQLLRVLPCNHEFHAKCVDKWLKANRTCPICRADASEVQREAD; this is encoded by the exons ATGCTTCACCCAGCCACTCACCCGCCCCACCAGAACCCATTCATGGTGGATCTGCATGACCAG GTGCACCAGGGACCTGTCCCTCTCTCCTACACGGTTACCACCGTCACGACGCAAGGCTTCCCCATCCACGCTggccagcacatccctgggtgcagcacccagcagctcccagcatgCTCAGTGATGTTCAGTGGACAGCACTACCCActctgctgcctcccacccCCG CTGATTCAGGCATGTGCCATGCAACAGCTTCCCGTCTCCTACCAGACATTCCCCCCCATCATCTCCAGCGACCATTACATCCTGCACCCACCCCCGCCACCAGTGCCCCCTCACCAGCCGCCCCACATGGCCCCCCTGGGGCAGTTTGTACCTCTCCAAGCCCAGCATCCACGCATG CCTCTGCAGAGGATAGACAATGACGTGGACCTGCGAGGGGAGCAGCACCCCATCGCGGGCTTCACGTACCCCCCGTCTCACCACGCCCCCACGCTGTCGCCCTCCATGCCGCTGCATTACCTCCCCCACGACCCACTGCACCAAGAACTGCCATTTGGCGTG CCATATCCCCACATGATGCCCCGGCGGCTGAACACCCAGCGGTACCGTCTGCAACAGGCGCTGCCCCCACCGCCACCCCCTCCACCGCCGCCCCCCTACTATCCGAGCTTCCTGCCCTATTTCCT CTCTATGCTTCCTGTGTCGCCGACAGCCGTGGGGCCCACGATCAGCCTAGACCTGGATGTGGATGATGTGGAGATGGAGAATTACGAG GCACTGCTGAACTTGGCTGAGCGGCTGGGGGAGGCCAAGCCACGGGGACTCACCAAAGCAGACATCGAGCACCTCCCGTCCTACCGCTTCAACCCTGAGAGCCACCAGTCCGAGCAGACCCT GTGCGTTGTGTGCTTCAGCGACTTTGAGGCCCGACAGCTTCTCCGCGTCCTGCCCTGCAACCACGAGTTCCACGCCAAGTGTGTCGACAAATGGTTAAAG GCGAACCGCACGTGCCCGATCTGCCGGGCGGACGCGTCAGAGGTGCAGCGGGAGGCGGACTGA